One region of Limnospira fusiformis SAG 85.79 genomic DNA includes:
- a CDS encoding glutathionylspermidine synthase family protein, with protein sequence MQRISITPRSDWQDKCDEVGFHFYELDGLYWNERVCYQFTSEQIDEIEAATQELHELCLEAVDCIVSEQRYQQLSIDPDFFELCCRSWTREDLSLYGRFDLAYDGVNPPKLLEYNADTPTALLEASVVQWMWLEEVFPDADQFNSIHEKLLAQFQTIYENSPPQGKYLHFTCERDTEEDLGTVEYLRDLAMQAGFETKHLYIDEVGWDSHRMCFCDWEYKPIKLMFKLYPWEWIVDDEFSQFLLNEPMQLLEPPWKMILSNKAILPILWELFPDHPNLLPAYFDSSPLRHPYISKPIFSREGANISIYYGDRTYQTPGIYQDVPVIYQAYFPLPEFQGCYPVLGSWVIGGEAAGIGIREDRTPITQNTSQFIPHYFI encoded by the coding sequence ATGCAGCGTATTTCAATCACACCTCGTTCTGACTGGCAAGACAAATGCGACGAGGTGGGATTTCATTTCTACGAACTAGATGGATTGTATTGGAACGAAAGGGTTTGTTATCAATTTACCAGCGAACAAATTGACGAAATAGAAGCGGCTACCCAGGAACTACACGAACTCTGCTTAGAAGCCGTTGATTGTATTGTGTCGGAACAACGTTATCAGCAACTGTCAATCGACCCAGATTTTTTTGAACTATGTTGTCGGTCTTGGACGCGGGAAGACCTGAGTTTATATGGTCGGTTTGACTTGGCTTATGATGGCGTTAACCCCCCCAAATTACTGGAATATAATGCCGATACTCCGACGGCTTTGTTAGAAGCCAGTGTGGTACAATGGATGTGGTTAGAAGAGGTTTTTCCTGATGCTGATCAGTTTAACTCAATTCATGAAAAATTACTAGCCCAATTCCAGACAATTTACGAAAATTCACCCCCACAAGGAAAGTATCTACATTTCACCTGCGAACGGGATACAGAGGAAGACTTGGGGACTGTTGAATATTTAAGAGATTTGGCGATGCAAGCAGGTTTTGAAACCAAACATCTATATATAGATGAAGTGGGTTGGGATTCTCATAGGATGTGTTTTTGTGATTGGGAATATAAGCCAATTAAGTTAATGTTTAAACTCTACCCTTGGGAGTGGATAGTTGATGATGAATTTAGCCAGTTTCTGCTGAATGAACCGATGCAATTGCTAGAACCACCCTGGAAAATGATTCTCAGCAATAAGGCGATTTTACCAATTCTCTGGGAATTATTTCCAGATCACCCTAATTTATTACCTGCTTATTTCGATTCTAGCCCCCTGCGACATCCCTACATCAGTAAACCTATTTTCTCCCGAGAGGGTGCTAATATTAGCATTTATTATGGCGATCGCACTTATCAAACCCCAGGGATATATCAAGATGTACCCGTGATTTATCAAGCCTACTTTCCCCTCCCAGAATTTCAAGGTTGTTATCCGGTGCTGGGTTCTTGGGTTATCGGTGGGGAAGCAGCCGGGATTGGTATTCGAGAAGATCGTACCCCCATCACCCAGAATACTAGCCAGTTTATCCCCCATTATTTCATCTAA
- a CDS encoding serine/threonine-protein kinase, with translation MKTEQIIAGRYRIIKCLGEGGFSTTYLAIDQQNSANSPCVVKHFSPQWKGRESLAKASELFELEATRLENLGKHPQIAQIFNYFKVDNSQYLVLEYIEGDNLSEILAKRGVFNESQIRYLLANLLPVLEFVHSENIIHRDIKPENIIRSANGQLVLVDFGAAKEAIGSALLRTGTIIGTPEYIAPEQLRGKASFASDLYSLGVTCIHLLTQMSPFDLFDTGEFCWVWHHYLVNNPISDELTKILNRLIEDATNNRYQSASEVLQDLNARSNQLSVITQPVSFPSAKNSVGWKRPQTLSDYWSSVSCVAFSPDGNILAGGSFDRTIRLWRPQTGEFMISLLGSSQPILAIAFSPDGKLLAGGSGDGQIHLWNLENSEEVIAIAAHETDRVSMSITFSPKGDIIASGSDDGTVKIWKLSTCQLCHTLQHSRGINGIAISANGELLAAASSDNSIHLWEVNSTEHLGQLLGHERDINAIAFSPNSQILASASSDNTIKLWDMETQQLLKTLTGHEDWVRTVAFIRSPDQDRKSLLVSGSADRTIKIWDLDQGKAIDTLVGHTKDINAIAISPNHRTIASGSSDNTIKIWRRE, from the coding sequence ATGAAAACTGAACAGATAATTGCTGGACGCTATCGAATCATCAAATGCTTAGGAGAAGGGGGATTTAGTACCACATACTTAGCCATAGATCAGCAAAATTCGGCTAATTCTCCCTGTGTGGTTAAACACTTCTCCCCCCAATGGAAAGGTCGGGAAAGTCTCGCCAAAGCCTCGGAACTATTTGAACTAGAAGCCACCCGTTTAGAAAATCTCGGTAAACATCCACAAATCGCCCAAATTTTTAATTACTTTAAAGTTGACAATAGCCAGTATTTGGTGCTAGAATATATTGAGGGTGATAATTTATCGGAAATCCTCGCCAAGAGGGGAGTATTTAACGAGTCTCAAATTCGCTACCTACTGGCTAACTTATTGCCAGTGCTAGAATTTGTACATTCCGAGAATATTATCCACCGAGACATCAAACCAGAGAATATTATCCGTTCTGCTAACGGACAATTGGTGCTGGTAGACTTTGGCGCAGCTAAAGAGGCGATCGGTAGTGCTTTACTACGCACAGGAACTATAATTGGCACACCGGAATATATTGCTCCGGAACAACTAAGAGGAAAAGCCTCGTTTGCTAGTGATTTATATAGTCTAGGTGTCACTTGTATACATCTACTCACGCAAATGTCACCGTTCGACTTATTTGATACTGGAGAATTTTGCTGGGTGTGGCATCATTATTTAGTGAATAATCCCATCAGTGATGAACTGACAAAAATTCTGAATCGGCTGATTGAAGATGCGACTAATAACCGCTATCAATCAGCGTCAGAAGTTCTGCAAGATCTAAATGCTCGTAGTAACCAACTTAGCGTAATTACGCAACCAGTTAGCTTCCCCTCGGCTAAAAATAGTGTGGGTTGGAAACGTCCCCAAACTTTGAGCGACTATTGGAGTTCTGTATCTTGTGTCGCCTTTAGTCCCGATGGTAATATTTTGGCGGGAGGTAGTTTCGATCGCACTATTCGACTATGGCGACCACAGACGGGAGAATTTATGATATCTTTACTAGGATCTTCTCAACCCATTCTGGCGATCGCCTTTAGTCCAGATGGAAAACTCTTAGCGGGGGGTAGTGGTGACGGTCAGATTCATCTATGGAACCTAGAAAACAGCGAAGAAGTGATCGCCATTGCGGCTCATGAAACCGACCGAGTTTCCATGTCTATCACCTTTAGTCCCAAAGGCGATATTATTGCCAGTGGTAGTGACGATGGAACCGTGAAAATCTGGAAACTTTCCACCTGTCAACTATGCCACACCTTACAACATTCGCGGGGGATTAATGGCATTGCCATTTCAGCCAATGGGGAACTGTTAGCAGCAGCCAGTAGCGATAATTCTATCCACCTATGGGAGGTAAATAGTACCGAACACCTAGGGCAACTTTTAGGACATGAGCGGGACATTAATGCGATCGCTTTTAGTCCCAATAGTCAAATCCTCGCCTCAGCCAGTAGTGACAACACCATCAAACTATGGGATATGGAAACTCAGCAACTCCTAAAAACCTTAACCGGACACGAAGACTGGGTGAGAACTGTTGCATTTATTCGCTCTCCCGACCAAGACCGAAAATCACTGCTAGTCAGTGGTAGTGCCGATCGCACCATCAAAATTTGGGATCTCGACCAAGGAAAAGCCATTGATACCCTAGTAGGACACACCAAAGATATTAATGCGATCGCCATCAGTCCCAATCATCGCACCATCGCCAGTGGTAGTAGTGACAACACCATCAAAATTTGGCGACGGGAATAG
- a CDS encoding MBL fold metallo-hydrolase: MKLIFLGSGSAFTVGADNFQSNMMLVAENNRKLLIDCGSDLRHSLYQLGWSYRDVTDIYISHIHADHTGGLEYMGFTTKFDPNCSRPKLYLSQELVDLVWNNCLAGSMTSIEDDLATLETYFDIEPISPGSGFTWEGVDFTLVPTIHIQDKYQDVPSYGLSFSVGGVEVFLTTDTKYCPQKLQGFYESANLIFHDCNTAPVTGGVHAHYQELITLPDKIKNKIWLYHYPPGSLPNPQQDGFQGFIKRGQTFVFEDGKFLVEMPTK; this comes from the coding sequence ATGAAGCTAATATTTTTAGGTTCGGGTTCAGCCTTTACCGTGGGGGCTGATAACTTTCAATCTAATATGATGCTGGTAGCAGAAAATAATCGGAAACTGTTGATTGACTGTGGGAGTGATCTGCGACATTCTCTGTATCAGTTGGGATGGTCTTATCGAGATGTTACTGATATTTATATTAGCCATATTCATGCTGACCATACGGGAGGCTTGGAATATATGGGGTTTACGACTAAATTTGACCCTAATTGCTCACGCCCTAAACTTTACCTGAGCCAAGAACTGGTTGACCTGGTATGGAATAATTGTCTGGCGGGAAGTATGACTTCTATTGAAGATGATTTGGCTACATTAGAAACCTATTTTGATATTGAACCGATTTCTCCGGGGTCTGGTTTTACTTGGGAAGGGGTTGATTTTACTTTGGTTCCTACTATTCATATTCAAGACAAATATCAGGATGTTCCTAGTTATGGTCTGAGTTTCTCCGTGGGGGGAGTTGAGGTGTTTTTGACTACGGATACTAAGTATTGTCCGCAAAAATTGCAGGGTTTTTATGAAAGTGCTAATCTGATTTTTCATGATTGCAATACGGCTCCAGTTACTGGGGGTGTTCATGCTCACTATCAGGAACTTATCACCCTACCCGACAAGATTAAAAATAAAATTTGGCTGTATCACTACCCGCCAGGTTCGCTGCCTAATCCTCAACAGGATGGCTTTCAAGGGTTTATTAAACGGGGGCAAACTTTTGTTTTTGAAGATGGTAAATTTTTGGTAGAAATGCCAACTAAATAA
- a CDS encoding CHAP domain-containing protein, which translates to MTTANDVLRVAVAEIGYTESPPHSNQNKYGQWYGMNHVPWCAIFVSYCFDRAGLTLPIRTSKGFAYCQDGVHWFQRQGRWFSQPQVGDVVFYCWQGDGISDHVGIVETIHSDGSVTSIEGNTAVGNESNGGAVMRRQRRPGGIMGYGRPAYKQQPTPAPATQNTTPTPPTPETSQPTPTDTVPEYHRNLLDALTRRDSSS; encoded by the coding sequence ATGACGACAGCAAATGATGTTCTGCGAGTGGCTGTGGCGGAAATAGGCTACACTGAATCACCCCCACACAGTAATCAAAATAAATATGGTCAGTGGTATGGTATGAATCATGTGCCTTGGTGCGCGATTTTCGTGTCCTACTGCTTCGATCGCGCGGGTCTGACCCTACCAATTCGCACCTCCAAAGGATTTGCCTATTGTCAAGATGGGGTACATTGGTTTCAGAGACAGGGCCGATGGTTTTCTCAGCCACAGGTTGGGGATGTGGTATTTTACTGTTGGCAGGGGGACGGCATCTCTGATCATGTGGGAATTGTAGAAACTATTCATTCTGATGGTAGTGTCACCAGTATTGAGGGTAACACAGCGGTTGGTAATGAATCTAATGGCGGAGCAGTCATGCGTCGCCAACGTCGTCCTGGGGGGATTATGGGTTATGGTCGTCCGGCTTATAAACAACAGCCTACACCAGCACCTGCAACCCAAAACACTACTCCAACTCCCCCGACTCCTGAAACCAGTCAACCCACGCCAACTGATACAGTCCCAGAATATCACCGCAACCTCTTAGATGCTTTGACTCGCCGTGATTCTTCTTCTTAG
- a CDS encoding pentapeptide repeat-containing protein, producing MKANGSKKSFFINLKGADLTNANLAGINLGKADLEHAIFEGANLQDADFSQVRNLRVSQIKQAVNWQSARYHQSLQQELGIANY from the coding sequence ATGAAAGCTAATGGTTCCAAAAAGTCGTTTTTTATTAATCTCAAAGGTGCGGATCTGACTAATGCTAATTTGGCGGGTATTAATTTGGGTAAGGCAGATTTAGAACACGCTATTTTTGAGGGTGCTAATCTGCAAGATGCTGATTTTAGTCAGGTTCGCAATTTGCGAGTTTCCCAAATTAAACAGGCTGTAAATTGGCAATCTGCTCGTTATCATCAATCTCTTCAACAAGAATTAGGTATCGCCAACTATTGA
- a CDS encoding zinc ribbon domain-containing protein has translation MPIYDYLCPSNNRKIEVMHSINREVKTWGEVCQLAGCEVGDTPEDAPVRRLLSSPMLSIPTSNADYRNAGFTKLVKRDKGVYENVTAQD, from the coding sequence ATGCCAATCTACGATTATTTGTGTCCTAGCAATAACCGCAAGATTGAGGTGATGCACAGTATCAATCGGGAGGTGAAAACCTGGGGCGAGGTTTGTCAGTTAGCGGGTTGTGAAGTGGGGGATACCCCAGAAGATGCACCCGTCCGTCGCCTCTTGAGTTCACCCATGCTGTCTATTCCCACTTCTAATGCTGATTACAGAAATGCGGGGTTTACCAAGCTAGTCAAGCGAGATAAGGGGGTTTATGAGAATGTGACCGCCCAAGATTAA
- a CDS encoding EndoU domain-containing protein, whose translation MKTTTPRRKVAKLINILGLFMATVAILVFAASEPGKASNCLNSSHWVAAYNNRQVNHTHIFCGELNQRGRLVGFHSRPGGRNPSTVARFNITQPANSQGIYAGEWTYQGSSQATKFSTMFPDRCTPTQVINSIAHAADNRISCPSNAPNWAWCGYNSPSGGDNRFCQANDGSQYVVVGATNSDGKINTGFPLRLSR comes from the coding sequence ATGAAAACCACAACCCCTAGGCGGAAGGTCGCCAAATTAATCAACATTTTAGGGCTATTTATGGCAACAGTGGCTATATTGGTGTTTGCTGCTAGTGAACCCGGAAAAGCGAGTAACTGTTTAAATTCCAGCCATTGGGTAGCCGCCTATAATAACCGACAAGTTAATCATACACATATTTTTTGTGGGGAGCTGAATCAACGGGGGAGACTGGTAGGATTTCATTCGCGTCCTGGGGGAAGAAATCCCTCCACTGTTGCCAGATTTAACATTACCCAACCCGCCAATAGTCAGGGTATTTACGCAGGAGAATGGACTTATCAAGGGTCATCTCAAGCCACCAAATTTTCGACTATGTTTCCCGATCGCTGTACTCCCACACAGGTAATTAACTCCATTGCTCACGCCGCCGACAATAGGATATCATGTCCTTCTAACGCTCCTAATTGGGCTTGGTGTGGCTATAATAGCCCTAGCGGCGGAGATAATCGGTTTTGTCAGGCTAATGATGGCAGCCAATACGTCGTCGTTGGGGCTACTAATTCAGATGGTAAAATTAACACAGGATTTCCTTTAAGGTTGTCAAGATGA
- the nadB gene encoding L-aspartate oxidase has product MALGFFRQLLKFQKRIDILVGSVEFNSMKHNPNPTSEFSESAEEIPNQFDIIVVGSGAAGLYASLCIPPHLRVGLVTKDSLGSGSSPWAQGGIAAAIYPPDTPELHLEDTLQAGAGLCDRQAVQFLVDHAAEAIEFLVNLGVDFDRTGEKLATTLEAAHSYPRVLHSRDTTGRAIVDVLMATVLKRPNIQVVSGAIALSIWQNPQTGRCQGVSVLYQSQIRWLQAKAVVLATGGGGQVFAKTTNPEVSTGDGIAIAWRGGAAVRDLEFFQFHPTALMKPGAPHFLISEAVRGEGAHLIDRQGRRFAFDYHPAGELAPRDVVSRAIFMHLQKTSDHPAEDNVYLDMRPIPPDQIRHRFPNIINVCQHWGIDVFNEPMPVAPAAHYWMGGITCDLMNRTSMPGLYAIGETASTGVHGANRLASNSLLECLVFASQLSKIEMDLTDHKYIDYTPSMILVQGKSDYAQELEKMEEIRHSLAALMWESAGICRTQTVLEAAIPIVLNWRKELQKLQISKYLLTMNPRQNMQLLSPESGKTLKALAETFNLLDIGYLILRSATFRKESRGGHYRLDYPETSPDWQIHTVNRVNLPTK; this is encoded by the coding sequence ATGGCCCTAGGCTTTTTTCGGCAATTGCTGAAATTCCAGAAAAGAATCGATATACTCGTTGGAAGCGTCGAATTTAACAGCATGAAACATAACCCCAACCCCACTTCGGAGTTCTCGGAGTCGGCGGAGGAAATTCCTAATCAATTTGATATCATTGTGGTGGGAAGTGGTGCGGCTGGACTCTATGCCAGTCTTTGCATTCCGCCTCATTTGCGCGTCGGTTTAGTTACTAAAGATAGCCTGGGAAGTGGCTCTAGTCCCTGGGCTCAGGGTGGCATTGCGGCGGCTATTTATCCCCCAGATACGCCAGAATTACACCTGGAGGATACTTTACAGGCGGGGGCGGGATTATGCGATCGCCAAGCTGTACAGTTTTTGGTAGACCATGCGGCGGAGGCGATCGAGTTTTTAGTGAATTTGGGTGTGGACTTTGACCGCACTGGAGAAAAATTAGCCACTACCCTAGAAGCCGCCCACTCTTATCCCAGGGTTCTCCACTCCCGCGACACTACGGGAAGGGCGATCGTTGATGTCCTCATGGCTACGGTATTGAAACGCCCTAATATTCAGGTGGTTTCTGGGGCGATCGCTTTAAGTATATGGCAAAATCCTCAAACTGGGCGTTGTCAGGGTGTTAGTGTCCTGTATCAAAGTCAAATTCGCTGGCTACAAGCTAAGGCTGTCGTATTAGCCACTGGTGGCGGCGGTCAAGTTTTCGCCAAAACTACTAACCCTGAAGTTAGCACCGGAGATGGCATTGCGATCGCATGGCGAGGGGGGGCTGCGGTCCGAGATTTAGAATTTTTCCAATTTCACCCCACAGCCTTAATGAAACCCGGCGCACCCCATTTTTTAATCAGTGAAGCTGTGCGAGGAGAAGGGGCTCATTTAATCGATCGCCAAGGGCGGCGTTTTGCCTTTGACTATCACCCAGCCGGGGAATTAGCCCCTAGAGATGTCGTGAGTCGCGCCATTTTTATGCACCTACAAAAAACCTCAGATCACCCCGCTGAGGATAATGTGTATTTGGATATGCGACCCATACCACCAGATCAAATTCGCCATCGTTTTCCGAATATTATTAACGTCTGTCAACATTGGGGCATTGATGTCTTTAATGAACCTATGCCTGTGGCTCCTGCTGCCCATTATTGGATGGGAGGTATTACCTGTGATTTAATGAATCGCACCTCTATGCCAGGGTTATATGCCATTGGAGAAACTGCCAGCACCGGAGTTCACGGCGCTAACCGTTTGGCTAGTAATTCCCTATTGGAGTGTTTGGTTTTTGCTTCTCAATTATCCAAAATTGAAATGGATTTGACTGACCATAAATATATCGATTATACACCTTCCATGATATTGGTGCAAGGTAAATCTGATTATGCTCAAGAATTAGAGAAAATGGAGGAAATTCGCCACAGTTTGGCGGCTTTGATGTGGGAAAGTGCCGGAATTTGTCGGACCCAAACCGTCCTAGAAGCAGCTATCCCCATTGTTTTAAATTGGCGCAAGGAGTTGCAAAAATTACAAATCAGTAAATATTTGCTGACCATGAATCCTCGGCAAAATATGCAGTTATTATCTCCTGAATCGGGCAAAACTTTGAAAGCGTTGGCGGAAACTTTCAACCTGTTAGATATCGGATATTTGATTCTGCGAAGTGCCACTTTTCGCAAGGAAAGCCGAGGGGGACATTACCGCCTAGATTACCCAGAAACTAGCCCAGATTGGCAAATTCATACTGTGAATCGGGTTAATCTACCGACGAAATGA
- the corA gene encoding magnesium/cobalt transporter CorA, which produces MAIAYFMTSNVKPPSSPDPELEITEEDEEQSELDYFFDEPGTLPGTLDLKSDAVPPQLVVIEYNQTTAMRTIINSPSEYTRYHDSECISWLDIQGLGNLETWRQMTEIFNLHPIALEDVVNVPQRPKVVYYDNPDHVVIIAWMVMLSPRSQKLHKEQVSIILGEHYVITVQEKPKYDCLEPVRNRIRQNQGNITKYGTDYLAYAILDAIIDEFFPVLEVYSDMLEDLEDEVLFQPQSKTMQNIYKTKRDLIVLRRAIWYQRESLNILIRDKNKLVSKKVRVYLRDCYDNTVNIRDMLETYRELASDLISIYLSSMGNRMNEIMKVLTVISTIFIPLTFVVGVYGMNFDPETSPWNMPELKSYYGYPISLALMAIMAGSLIYFFWKRGWFNDFSQFDRDH; this is translated from the coding sequence ATGGCGATCGCATATTTTATGACCTCAAATGTCAAACCCCCATCTAGTCCCGACCCAGAATTAGAAATCACCGAAGAAGACGAAGAACAATCAGAGTTAGACTATTTTTTTGACGAACCCGGAACCCTCCCCGGAACCCTAGACCTGAAAAGTGATGCAGTTCCTCCTCAACTGGTAGTCATTGAGTACAACCAGACTACTGCTATGCGTACTATCATCAACAGTCCCTCAGAATATACTCGTTATCATGATTCTGAATGTATATCCTGGTTAGATATACAAGGTTTAGGAAACTTAGAAACCTGGCGACAGATGACCGAAATTTTTAACCTTCATCCCATTGCTTTAGAAGATGTGGTGAATGTTCCTCAGCGTCCGAAAGTTGTTTATTATGACAATCCCGATCATGTAGTAATTATCGCTTGGATGGTCATGTTAAGTCCCCGGTCTCAAAAATTACATAAAGAACAGGTTAGTATTATTTTAGGGGAACATTATGTAATCACAGTTCAAGAAAAGCCTAAATATGACTGTTTAGAACCTGTCAGAAATCGGATTCGCCAAAATCAAGGTAATATTACCAAATATGGCACGGACTATCTGGCTTATGCTATTTTAGACGCGATTATTGATGAATTTTTCCCGGTCTTAGAAGTCTATAGCGATATGCTAGAAGATTTAGAGGATGAGGTTTTGTTTCAGCCACAATCCAAAACCATGCAGAATATCTATAAAACGAAACGGGATCTGATTGTTTTACGTCGCGCGATCTGGTATCAGCGAGAATCCTTAAATATCCTGATTCGCGACAAAAATAAATTGGTCAGCAAAAAAGTGCGAGTTTATCTGAGAGACTGTTATGATAATACAGTCAATATTCGCGATATGCTGGAGACTTACCGGGAGTTAGCCTCAGATCTGATTAGTATTTACCTGTCGTCTATGGGAAACCGCATGAATGAAATCATGAAAGTTTTAACGGTCATCTCGACAATTTTTATTCCCCTAACCTTTGTTGTCGGTGTCTATGGAATGAACTTTGACCCGGAAACCTCCCCCTGGAATATGCCAGAATTAAAATCCTATTATGGTTATCCAATATCCCTAGCATTAATGGCAATTATGGCGGGTAGTTTAATTTACTTTTTTTGGAAACGAGGTTGGTTTAATGATTTCTCCCAATTTGACCGCGACCATTAG
- a CDS encoding CHAT domain-containing protein, with protein MLYLDLKIIAIFRKRGIIIVIFGDLIAKFPLGQRAENIEKAIAYYQDALEVRTRQAFPYDYLTTSFNLGVAYQELKQWQLAYDTFDNAIETVEDIRTEIVKGGDADKQKLAEEWQTLYQHMVEVCIELKNYTAAIEYVERSKTCNLVELMATRDLYPKGDIPQTVLDELTRLRGDIETEQRRLEIEERNRDNFGGTTMGERGANVTTAPTSPPDRSRLYQLQEQLDRLINLDITPIDPEFRRTQKVQPMPFAEIQALTGENTAILEWYILSDRFLVFIVTPPTKPTATDGERVTLWQSSPADYQQLIQWANDYLNAYQNRTSQNWQNSLISRLQKLGEILHIHELLATIQKTANKCDRLVLIPNRFLHLFPLHAIPLSVSGGNITYLMDRFSGGVSYAPSCQLLQTANNRDRPNFSELFAIQNPTEDLEFTNLEVQTISSDFQPQTILAHKKATKTELNSAHQRKLKSAHCHHFSCHGYFNFANPLLSALLLANCYLEPPPSPIDRNCHLPVNDNKTVDLSQCLTLGDVFTFDLGCCRLVTLSACETGLIDILSNSDEYIGLPSGFLVAGSTNVVSSLWAVSDISTALLMIRFYELLRDGYNVAIALNSAQKWLRNVTKSDLLNWIKPAHKMKLRMSLQQIKDDQPFASPYYWGAFCAVGKVTETRFL; from the coding sequence ATGCTATACTTAGATTTGAAAATAATCGCCATATTCAGGAAGCGTGGGATTATTATTGTGATATTTGGCGATTTAATAGCAAAATTCCCGTTAGGTCAGCGTGCCGAGAATATTGAAAAGGCGATCGCTTACTATCAAGACGCTTTAGAAGTGAGAACCCGCCAAGCTTTTCCTTACGATTATCTAACAACATCATTTAATTTAGGGGTTGCTTATCAAGAATTAAAACAATGGCAACTCGCTTATGATACCTTTGATAATGCCATTGAAACCGTCGAAGATATCCGGACAGAAATTGTTAAAGGGGGAGATGCAGATAAACAGAAATTAGCCGAAGAATGGCAGACGCTTTATCAACACATGGTCGAAGTTTGCATCGAACTGAAAAACTATACCGCCGCCATTGAATATGTGGAACGCAGCAAAACCTGTAACCTGGTTGAACTCATGGCAACCCGTGACCTTTACCCCAAAGGCGATATTCCCCAAACCGTCCTCGATGAACTCACCCGCCTGCGTGGAGATATCGAAACCGAACAACGTCGCCTGGAAATTGAAGAACGCAACCGCGACAACTTTGGCGGCACAACAATGGGAGAACGCGGCGCTAATGTCACCACCGCGCCAACTTCACCGCCAGACCGCAGCCGCCTCTACCAACTTCAGGAACAACTAGATCGCCTGATTAACCTTGATATTACCCCCATTGACCCGGAATTCCGCCGCACCCAAAAGGTTCAGCCTATGCCTTTTGCAGAAATTCAAGCGTTAACAGGGGAAAATACCGCGATTTTAGAATGGTATATTTTGAGCGATCGCTTTTTGGTGTTTATCGTCACACCCCCGACAAAACCCACCGCAACCGACGGGGAAAGGGTGACACTCTGGCAGTCTAGTCCAGCAGATTATCAGCAATTAATCCAGTGGGCTAATGACTACTTAAATGCTTATCAAAACCGCACGAGTCAAAATTGGCAAAATAGCCTGATTTCCCGCCTGCAAAAACTGGGGGAAATTCTCCATATTCATGAACTGCTCGCGACTATCCAGAAGACGGCTAACAAATGCGATCGCCTGGTTTTAATTCCTAACCGCTTCCTGCATTTATTCCCCCTTCACGCTATCCCCCTCTCGGTATCCGGGGGAAATATCACCTATTTAATGGATCGATTTTCCGGCGGGGTTAGTTATGCACCCAGTTGTCAACTTCTGCAAACCGCAAATAATCGCGATCGCCCGAATTTTTCGGAACTTTTTGCCATCCAAAACCCCACCGAAGATTTGGAGTTTACCAACTTAGAAGTTCAGACCATTTCCAGCGATTTTCAACCCCAGACTATTTTAGCTCACAAAAAGGCGACCAAAACCGAGTTAAATTCTGCACACCAAAGGAAACTAAAATCAGCCCATTGTCACCATTTTTCCTGCCACGGTTATTTTAATTTTGCCAATCCCCTACTGTCCGCTTTATTACTCGCCAACTGCTACCTAGAACCGCCTCCCTCGCCGATTGACCGCAACTGCCACCTACCTGTTAATGATAACAAAACTGTTGATTTAAGTCAATGTTTAACGTTGGGGGATGTGTTTACTTTCGATTTGGGTTGCTGTCGGTTGGTGACGCTTTCCGCCTGCGAGACGGGGTTGATTGATATTCTCTCCAACAGTGATGAATATATCGGCTTACCCAGTGGCTTTTTGGTGGCGGGTTCGACTAATGTGGTGAGTTCCCTTTGGGCGGTTAGTGATATTTCCACGGCGTTATTAATGATTCGGTTTTATGAATTATTAAGGGATGGATATAATGTAGCGATCGCTTTAAATTCTGCCCAAAAATGGTTAAGGAATGTCACGAAATCCGATTTATTAAATTGGATAAAACCCGCCCACAAAATGAAGTTAAGGATGTCTTTACAACAGATAAAAGATGATCAACCCTTTGCTTCTCCCTACTACTGGGGGGCATTTTGTGCGGTGGGGAAAGTTACAGAAACCCGGTTTCTTTGA